In the Candidatus Obscuribacterales bacterium genome, one interval contains:
- a CDS encoding Coenzyme F420 hydrogenase/dehydrogenase, beta subunit C-terminal domain: MTSVSPQKPHQKARALKPTSRRPAKELCSECGLCDTYYVHYVKEACAFINQQIAELEEQTHGRSRNLDEPDDWYFGVRQDMMAARKTEPIEGAQWTGIVSSIAIEMLNRGLVEGVVCVQNTAEDRFQPMPVIARTPEDILAARVNKPTLSPNLSILEQVEQSGMKRLLVIGVGCQIQALRAVEKQLGLEKLYVLGTPCVDNVTRAGLQKFLDTTSRSPDTVVHYEFMQDFRVHFKHEDGSEETVPFFGLKTNQLKDVFAPSCMSCFDYVNSLADLVVGYMGAPFGWQWIVVRNERGQELLDVVQDQLQTQPVMSQGDRRAAVQQSIPAYDKGVTLPMWAAKLMGVVIERIGPKGLEYARFSIDSHFTRNYLYTKRQHPEKLEDHVPDYAKRIVEQYELPPS; encoded by the coding sequence ATGACCTCGGTATCTCCCCAAAAACCCCACCAAAAAGCTAGGGCCCTCAAGCCCACGAGCCGCCGTCCGGCCAAGGAACTCTGTAGTGAATGTGGCCTATGCGACACCTACTATGTTCACTATGTGAAAGAAGCCTGTGCGTTTATTAACCAGCAAATTGCTGAGCTAGAGGAGCAAACCCACGGGCGCAGCCGCAATCTAGACGAGCCGGATGATTGGTACTTTGGGGTACGTCAAGACATGATGGCGGCGCGGAAGACTGAGCCGATCGAGGGGGCGCAATGGACGGGCATCGTCAGTTCCATCGCCATCGAGATGCTCAATCGTGGCCTGGTGGAAGGGGTGGTCTGTGTGCAAAATACAGCCGAGGATCGCTTTCAGCCCATGCCGGTGATTGCCCGCACGCCGGAGGATATTCTGGCGGCCCGGGTGAATAAACCGACCCTGTCGCCCAACTTGTCGATTCTAGAGCAGGTCGAGCAATCGGGGATGAAGCGACTGCTGGTGATTGGCGTGGGTTGCCAGATTCAGGCTCTGCGGGCGGTGGAGAAACAACTTGGCTTAGAAAAACTCTATGTCCTGGGAACTCCCTGCGTGGATAACGTGACCCGCGCCGGCCTGCAGAAATTTTTAGACACCACCAGCCGCTCGCCGGACACGGTGGTGCATTACGAGTTCATGCAAGACTTTCGAGTGCATTTTAAGCATGAGGACGGCTCGGAAGAAACGGTGCCTTTCTTTGGTCTCAAGACTAATCAGCTTAAGGATGTGTTTGCTCCCTCCTGCATGAGCTGCTTTGATTATGTGAACTCCCTTGCTGATCTGGTGGTGGGCTATATGGGTGCGCCCTTTGGCTGGCAGTGGATTGTGGTGCGCAATGAGCGTGGTCAGGAACTGCTAGATGTGGTGCAGGATCAGTTGCAAACCCAGCCAGTGATGTCCCAGGGCGATCGCCGCGCTGCGGTACAGCAAAGTATCCCCGCCTATGACAAGGGCGTCACCTTGCCCATGTGGGCGGCGAAGCTCATGGGCGTGGTGATTGAGCGGATTGGCCCGAAGGGGTTGGAATATGCTCGGTTCTCCATCGATTCTCACTTCAC